One window from the genome of Saccharomyces mikatae IFO 1815 strain IFO1815 genome assembly, chromosome: 4 encodes:
- the STN1 gene encoding Stn1p (similar to Saccharomyces cerevisiae STN1 (YDR082W); ancestral locus Anc_8.214) produces the protein MDKHGHIAHQEGNVCFYIPALFEYNSYYKGTEDVRVFVRDLKYWMRCSIYICEKYYDRRLSMLFWKNHPLQQIHLIGCVVGFQYKWIGNQEYIFFQLDDCTSDSLLVGYSSDMRFLTCKVNKNVIMSCGLNITDLTGSTLHVYGKICLNYQELQVKYLKICHTLTEEIDHWKSTIETREKLEKPWFLSDSVIGELFTQEQDWAPEEAQMEVVNEDFVSLGYKTPEHKKNKTTFIEQLQEERMKDELEITSPYDSTNTSTSLHSLSFQFISSLKDLSDTHFLNSSNQIDNDDEKSLGILGCECTDPSVTVPNKTSAKSSLMLTLLEVRMKEISNYDLYELREVRNIVTSLASFHFQQQNVGIMKSFDTLEIEAFQDLVHLLINQGLVALKDTEGKMLDLLPLKKLFEYAQKRILVLMKLRCYTGTIELNHVQEKLHLPSVTINGIVDVFKECLRKTTKQYPQTLKNWWIDLESRKNLDGQSSGILLHLEYASNS, from the coding sequence ATGGATAAACACGGTCATATAGCTCATCAGGAAGGCAatgtttgtttttatatCCCAGCGTTATTCGAATACAACAGTTATTATAAAGGTACAGAGGATGTTCGAGTATTTGTTAGAGACTTGAAGTACTGGATGAGATGCTCCATATATATTTGTGAAAAATACTATGATCGCCGGCTATCAATGCTATTCTGGAAAAATCATCCTTTACAACAAATACATCTCATTGGCTGTGTCGTTGGATTCCAATACAAATGGATAGGGAATCAGGAatacattttctttcagttGGATGATTGTACCTCAGATTCTTTGTTAGTAGGTTATAGTAGTGATATGAGATTTTTAACATGCAAAGTTAACAAGAACGTCATTATGTCATGTGGATTGAACATAACCGATTTAACAGGGTCTACGCTCCATGTTTACGGGAAAATATGTTTAAATTATCAAGAGTTGCAAGTTAAGTACTTGAAAATATGTCATACCCTAACAGAAGAAATAGATCATTGGAAAAGTACAATAGAAACACGGGAAAAGCTTGAAAAACCTTGGTTCCTAAGTGATTCTGTAATTGGAGAGCTATTTACGCAAGAGCAGGACTGGGCACCTGAGGAAGCCCAAATGGAGGTGGTAAATGAGGATTTTGTAAGTCTTGGGTACAAAACTCCggaacataaaaaaaataaaacaacaTTTATTGAGCAACTGCAAGAAGAACGCATGAAGGATGAACTGGAGATTACTAGTCCATATGATAGTACTAATACTTCAACTAGTCTGCATTCTTTGTCATTTCAGTTCATATCGTCACTCAAGGACTTATCTGATACTCATTTTCTAAACTCTTCTAATCaaattgataatgatgatgaaaaatcatTAGGAATACTAGGATGTGAATGCACAGACCCAAGTGTGACGGTACCAAATAAAACATCGGCAAAATCAAGCTTAATGCTGACTTTATTAGAAGTACGAATGAAAGAGATCTCCAATTATGACCTTTACGAGTTACGGGAAGTACGGAACATAGTAACTAGCTTAGCATcgtttcattttcaacaacaaaatgTTGGCATCATGAAATCTTTCGATACTTTGGAAATTGAAGCATTTCAGGATCTAGTTCACCTTCTTATCAACCAAGGTTTAGTCGCATTAAAAGATACGGAAGGTAAGATGCTCGATTTGTTGCCCTTGAAAAAACTGTTTGAATACGCTCAAAAACGAATATTGGTACTAATGAAGCTTCGGTGCTATACGGGTACCATTGAACTTAATCATGTCCAAGAAAAGCTGCATTTGCCGTCAGTAACAATAAACGGCATCGTTgatgttttcaaagaatgCCTTAGAAAAACAACGAAACAGTATCCCCAGACGCTAAAAAATTGGTGGATTGATCTTGAATCCAGGAAAAACCTCGATGGACAAAGTAGTGGAATTCTATTGCATTTGGAATACGCCTCTAACTCATGA
- the TVP23 gene encoding Tvp23p (similar to Saccharomyces cerevisiae TVP23 (YDR084C); ancestral locus Anc_8.216) has product MDHARNFYNTILKSSHPLLLSFHLAGKAVPIVFYIIGSMFLNFTPQFITVVLLLSFDFYLTKNITGRKLVQLRWWYDSTDVNKNSNFTFESYKQYAPGPPINAIDSKLFWWSMYATPIIWGIFAVLCLLRLKLFYLILVIVAMCLTAWNTYGFRCCDKWEPTNGQTDGQDASSWFALPSVPGFENLSRLASIQSFFQRQ; this is encoded by the coding sequence ATGGATCACGCAAGAAATTTCTACAACACAATTTTAAAATCTTCGCACCCGTTGCTACTATCATTTCATTTGGCAGGTAAGGCGGTTCCTATTGTATTTTATATCATAGGTTCtatgtttttgaattttacGCCTCAATTCATCACTGTTGttcttttactttctttcGATTTTTACCTAACAAAGAATATCACCGGTAGGAAGCTGGTTCAACTACGCTGGTGGTACGACTCTACAGACGTAAACAAAAACTCAAACTTTACTTTTGAATCATATAAGCAATATGCACCGGGCCCACCTATAAATGCAATTGATTCCAAATTATTCTGGTGGTCGATGTACGCAACACCCATAATTTGGGGTATCTTTGCTGTATTATGCCTTCTAAGATTGAAGTTATTTTACTTGATTTTAGTTATCGTAGCAATGTGCTTGACCGCGTGGAACACATACGGTTTTCGTTGTTGCGATAAATGGGAACCCACCAATGGTCAAACTGATGGTCAAGATGCAAGTTCTTGGTTTGCATTGCCCTCTGTTCCAGGTTTTGAGAATCTATCAAGGCTGGCCAGTATCCAATCATTCTTCCAGAGACAGTGA
- the RRP8 gene encoding 25S rRNA (adenine645-N1)-methyltransferase (similar to Saccharomyces cerevisiae RRP8 (YDR083W); ancestral locus Anc_8.215): MALFNVEGWDIKTKAVAFDDKASKSSKEKRKNKKRRNDKLTREQKLKEETEAELKEQVEDSSTEEPDSENNQKNEDKSGKSKANSKKRKHDDEGAFVQAKVKVEQPSKKQLTPLQQKMMAKLTGSRFRWINEQLYTITSDEALKLVKEQPQLFDEYHDGFRSQVQAWPENPVDVFVDQIRYRCMKPVNAPGGLPGLKDNKEIVIADMGCGEAQLALEIDNFFKSYNKKAKKYLKRRHKVHSFDLKKANERITVADIRNVPLPDESCTIVVFCLALMGTNFLDFIKEAYRILAPRGELWIAEIKSRFGDGRGNEFVDALKLMGFFHKKTFDENKMFTRFEFFKPPAEIIEERRQKLERRQKFIEVETEKEELEKKRKKIAEGKWLLKPCIYKRR, translated from the coding sequence ATGGCTTTATTTAACGTAGAAGGTTGGGATATAAAGACAAAAGCTGTTGCTTTTGATGACAAGGCTAGCAAgtcttcaaaagaaaaaagaaagaataagaaaagaagaaatgacAAACTTACCAGAGAACAGAAGTTAAAAGAGGAGACGGAGGCTGAGTTAAAGGAACAGGTGGAAGATAGTTCTACTGAAGAGCCAGATTCTGAAaacaaccaaaaaaatgaagataaaaGTGGAAAAAGTAAAGCGAACAGCAAGAAGCGTAAGCATGATGATGAGGGTGCCTTTGTGCAAGCAAAAGTTAAGGTTGAACAGCCTTCAAAGAAGCAGTTAACCCCTTTACAACAGAAGATGATGGCTAAACTAACAGGTTCGAGATTCAGATGGATCAATGAACAGCTGTACACAATTACCTCTGATGAAGCATTAAAGTTGGTGAAAGAACAACCGCAGTTATTTGATGAATACCATGATGGTTTTAGATCACAAGTGCAAGCATGGCCAGAAAATCCAGTTGATGTTTTTGTTGATCAAATTCGTTATAGATGCATGAAACCTGTTAATGCTCCAGGTGGGTTACCAGGTCTCaaagataataaagaaatagTTATTGCTGATATGGGATGTGGTGAGGCTCAGTTAGCGTTAGAGattgacaattttttcaaaagctaCAACAAGAAAGCGAAAAAATATTTAAAAAGACGCCATAAAGTTCACAGTTTCGATTTAAAGAAAGCTAACGAAAGAATAACTGTTGCCGATATTAGAAATGTGCCGTTGCCAGATGAATCCTGTACTATAGTGGTCTTCTGTTTGGCTCTAATGGGCACAAATTTTCTTGACTTCATTAAAGAAGCATATAGAATTTTAGCGCCAAGAGGTGAGTTATGGATTGCGGAAATTAAATCAAGATTTGGTGACGGTAGAGGTAATGAGTTTGTGGACGCATTAAAATTGATGggattttttcataaaaaaACTTTCGACGAGAATAAGATGTTCACAAGATTCGAATTTTTCAAGCCACCTGCAGAgattattgaagaaagaagacaaaaattAGAGAGAAGGcaaaaatttattgaagtGGAGACAGAGAAGGAAGagttagaaaagaaaagaaagaaaattgctGAGGGCAAATGGCTTTTGAAGCCTTGTATCTATAagagaagatga
- the PDC2 gene encoding Pdc2p (similar to Saccharomyces cerevisiae PDC2 (YDR081C); ancestral locus Anc_8.213), whose translation MLSIQQRYNICLMAERHPKWTQLELAKWAYETFQLPKIPSQGTISRLLARKSTYMNCKEHEKDANRLRKPNNLLVRKILQEWISQSLWNGIPITSPIIQDTAQAVWHRIPAEHREGNGSFSYKWISNFLSKMDVNISVLDEELPKTPKVWTFEERDVLKAYFAKIPPKDLFTLDEAFLSYNLPLDYAQYEASSIQRRIEVATVMLCSNLDGSEKLKPVVVGKYDSYKSFRNYFPNEPKDPVSQSMLGTKMAKKFDISYHSNRKAWLTSNLFHNWLVRWDKRLVAVNRKIWIVLDDSCCHRIINLRLQNIKLVYTSSNSKFLPFNWGVWDEFKTRYRIQQYQALIDLQNRIYKNTSSKNKREQNDCLPNGKKCLISFEQSQLTMSNAFKFIKKAWDDIPVDAIKANWKSSGLLPPEMIHLNENVSMAFKKNEVLESVLNRLCDEYYCVKKWEYEMLLDLNIENKNTNFLSTEELVESAIVEPCEPDFDAVSKVSEVHDDNFDLSVFANEEDNNQNHPIMSHSSHNHNHNHNSDHSNENTNNNGSSNDNNNVSAKYLQQNTINNSSKTGSSGQPNISSMEAQRNPSTTDLVVDGSYDVNFNGLLNDPYNAMRQPGPLDYNVSTLIDKPNLFLSPELDLSTVGVDMQLPSSEYFSDVFSSTIRNNDKATSDQNKSADDPPSSTAMTNSNSITTALLESRNQSHTFNVPHMSGLLSDTSKGGHSVASSNVVSQNSLNSFQHNSSSVPEASSPSITPSPVAINSVGASARSIVSAQMGSTSSASSPSGLEHLERAVSAMSPSSTTILSNLQTNVNIAKSLSTIMKHAESNQISLTKETINELNFNYVTLLKRIKKTKKQLNSKSIKINNSKNAQDHLETLLSGAAAAAATSANNLDLPTGGSTLPDSNNLHLPDNSGFF comes from the coding sequence ATGCTTTCCATTCAGCAAAGATATAATATCTGTCTAATGGCAGAGAGGCACCCCAAGTGGACGCAACTCGAATTGGCAAAATGGGCATATGAGACGTTCCAGTTACCAAAAATTCCTTCTCAAGGTACCATATCGCGTCTATTGGCTAGGAAGTCTACGTACATGAATTGTAAAGAGCACGAGAAAGATGCGAATAGGTTAAGAAAGCCTAATAATCTTTTAGTTAGGAAAATATTGCAAGAATGGATCTCTCAAAGTTTGTGGAATGGTATCCCTATTACCTCGCCCATTATTCAAGACACTGCACAAGCTGTCTGGCACAGAATTCCTGCGGAACATCGAGAAGGAAATGGTTCCTTTAGTTATAAATGGATATCGAATTTCTTATCAAAAATGGATGTCAATATTTCTGTTTTAGACGAGGAGTTACCGAAGACTCCCAAAGTTTGGacatttgaagaaagagatgTGTTGAAGGCTTATTTTGCGAAAATCCCACCAAAGGATCTATTTACTTTAGATGAAGCGTTTCTCTCCTATAACCTACCATTGGATTATGCTCAATACGAAGCCAGCAGTATTCAAAGGCGTATAGAAGTGGCAACTGTAATGCTGTGTTCCAATCTTGATGGCTCTGAAAAGTTGAAACCTGTTGTTGTAGGGAAGTATGATAGTTATAAATCATTCAGGAATTACTTTCCCAACGAACCGAAAGACCCTGTCTCACAATCGATGCTCGGTACTAAAATGGCTAAGAAGTTTGATATTTCTTATCATAGTAATAGGAAAGCATGGCTAACGAGCAATCTCTTTCATAACTGGTTAGTTAGATGGGATAAGAGGTTGGTTGCTGTGAATAGAAAGATTTGGATTGTATTGGATGATTCATGTTGTCATAGGATCATCAATCTACgtcttcaaaatataaaacttGTGTACACCTCCTCCAACTCAAAATTCCTGCCATTTAACTGGGGTGTTTGGGACGAATTCAAAACAAGGTACAGGATTCAACAATATCAGGCACTCATTGATTTGCAGAATagaatttacaaaaatacttcaagtaaaaataaaagagagCAGAACGACTGCTTACCAAATGGCAAAAAATGTCTGATCAGCTTTGAACAAAGTCAATTGACAATGTCAAATGCATTTAAGTTTATTAAGAAAGCGTGGGACGATATACCCGTCGACGCCATAAAAGCTAATTGGAAAAGCTCTGGTCTTTTACCTCCTGAAATGATTCATCTAAATGAGAATGTCAGTATGgcattcaaaaaaaatgaggTTTTAGAAAGTGTATTAAATAGACTGTGTGATGAATATTATTGTGTCAAAAAATGGGAATATGAAATGTTGTTAGATTTGAacatagaaaacaaaaatacaaatttCTTGAGCACTGAAGAATTAGTTGAAAGTGCTATCGTGGAGCCTTGCGAGCCTGATTTTGATGCAGTGTCGAAAGTTAGTGAAGTTCatgatgataattttgATTTATCGGTCTTTGCCAATGAAGAGGATAACAATCAAAACCATCCAATTATGTCACACTCTAGCCACAATCACAATCACAATCATAATAGTGATCACagtaatgaaaatactAATAACAATGGCAGCagtaatgataataataatgttagTGCAAAGTATTTGCAACAAAATACAATTAACAATAGTAGTAAAACTGGTAGCTCTGGACAGCCGAATATTTCTAGCATGGAGGCACAAAGGAATCCTTCAACGACAGATTTAGTTGTTGACGGGAGTTACGATGTCAATTTCAATGGTCTTTTGAATGACCCGTACAATGCAATGAGACAACCAGGTCCACTAGATTATAATGTCAGTACATTAATTGATAAACCGAATTTATTTTTAAGTCCAGAGTTAGATTTATCTACTGTTGGCGTCGATATGCAACTACCATCCTCTGAATATTTTAGCGATGTATTTTCCTCAACCATTCGAAATAACGATAAAGCTACCTCAGATCAGAATAAATCAGCAGATGACCCTCCTTCAAGCACTGCTATGACAAACTCAAATTCAATAACAACGGCGCTTTTAGAATCAAGGAATCAATCGCACACTTTCAATGTTCCACATATGAGTGGGTTATTGAGCGACACCTCAAAGGGTGGACATTCTGTAGCCTCCTCGAACGTAGTgtctcaaaattcattaaacAGTTTTCAACataattcttcatctgtTCCCGAGGCTTCCTCTCCTTCAATCACACCCTCTCCTGTGGCAATAAACTCTGTAGGCGCATCAGCTAGATCTATTGTGTCTGCGCAGATGGGCTCAACTTCTTCTGCGTCATCGCCATCTGGTTTGGAACATCTTGAACGTGCCGTTTCTGCTATGTCACCCTCTTCCACTACAATATTAAGTAACTTGCAAACAAATGTAAACATTGCCAAATCTCTGAGCACCATCATGAAGCATGCTGAATCAAACCAAATATCACTGACAAAGGAAACAATAAATGAGCTCAACTTTAATTATGTGACGCTTTTAAAACGAATTaagaaaaccaagaaaCAACTTAATAGTAAGAGCATTAAAATAAACAACAGCAAGAATGCACAAGACCATTTAGAAACCCTTCTATCTGGGGCCGCAGCTGCCGCTGCAACTTCAGCTAATAATTTAGATCTTCCGACCGGTGGCTCAACCCTTCCAGACTCTAATAACTTACATTTGCCTGATAATTcaggttttttttaa
- the VPS41 gene encoding Vps41p (similar to Saccharomyces cerevisiae VPS41 (YDR080W); ancestral locus Anc_8.212) yields the protein MTIDNLQDDTILNQQSGGSTIDRSDSISEKDNDDKKMEAVDVTPSMGNIGSIPQTDSKTSSIIDKSTIVTSATEEEVRDDESEEDEDEDDDDDDDDDDDEPPSLKYTRINQLPKNFFQRDSISSCLFADSFFAFGTHSGILHLTTCAFEPIKTIKCHRSSILCINTDGKYFATASIDGTVIIGSMDDPQNITQYDFKRPVNSVALHSNFQTSKMFVSGGMAGDVILSQRNWLGNRIDIVLNKRKKRNIKKDDLSSDMKGPIMGIYTLGDLILWMDDDGITFCDIPTRSQLLNIPFPSRIFNAQNVRPDLFRPHVHFLESDRIVIGWGSNIWLFKVSYTKESNSVRSSDSNSQSNNMGHFNPTTNLGSLLSSAASSFRGTPDKKVELECHFTVSMLISGLASFKDDQLLCLGFDLEIGEEGAIQENKGGLTFGTGPENLLLRGNAPDLKIVDLFNGDEIYNDEVIMKNYEKLSLNDYHLGKHIDKTTPEYYLISSNDAIRVQELSLKDHFDWFIERKQFYKAWKIGKYVIGSEERFSIGLTFLNTLIVKKDWSTLVNHLNIIFEETLNSLDSNSYDTINKVLKEWADIIEVLIKSGKIIEIAPLIPKKPALRKSVYDDVLHYFLANDMINKFHEYIFKWDLKLFSAKDFEEELETKIETASKPMAICDEGEYNITYRTELVHLYLKENKYTKAIPHLLKSKDLKALTIIKLQNLLPQYLDQIVDIILLPYNGEVSHIPKLSIFEIQTIFNKPIDLLFENRHTIPIDRIYKIFEHDCPKSFNKILFCYLVKFLGTDDSFMINPYENQLIELYSEYDRQSLLSFLQKHNNYNVEAAIEVCSSKTGLYNELIYLWGKIGETKKALSLIIDELRNPQLAIDFVKNWGDSDLWEFMINYSLDKPNFTKAILTCSDETSEIYLKVIRGMSNNLKIDNLQDIVKHIVQENSLSLEVRDNILVIINDETNKYADEFLRVRSRGKVFQVDETDNDINGDLHNFS from the coding sequence ATGACTATAGATAACCTTCAGGATGATACCATTCTGAACCAGCAATCCGGTGGATCTACAATTGACCGAAGTGATTCCATCTCTGAGAaggataatgatgataaaaagaTGGAAGCTGTTGATGTAACACCTTCAATGGGGAATATTGGTAGCATTCCACAAACAGACAGCAAAACCTCTTCAATAATAGATAAAAGCACGATAGTAACAAGTGctacagaagaagaagttcgtgatgatgaaagtgaagaggacgaagatgaagatgatgacgatgacgatgacgatgacgatgatgaacCACCTTCATTGAAGTATACGCGAATTAACCAACTCCcgaaaaacttttttcagCGAGACTCAATCTCTTCATGTTTATTTGCTGATAgtttttttgcatttggCACGCATTCAGGCATTTTACATTTAACTACATGTGCATTTGAACCCAtcaaaacaatcaaatgtCATAGGTCTTCGATACTTTGCATTAATACTGATGGAAAGTATTTCGCTACGGCATCGATTGATGGTACAGTTATTATCGGATCAATGGATGATCCGCAAAATATTACACAATACGATTTTAAAAGGCCCGTTAATTCTGTAGCGTTGCACTCGAATTTCCAGACATCTAAAATGTTCGTTTCTGGTGGAATGGCTGGCGATGTTATACTGTCTCAGAGAAATTGGTTGGGAAACAGAATCGATATTGTTTTAAAtaagaggaagaaaaggaatatcaagaaagatGATCTATCCTCTGATATGAAGGGCCCAATTATGGGAATATATACTTTGGGTGACCTTATATTATGGATGGATGACGATGGGATTACATTTTGCGATATCCCTACAAGGTCACAGCTTTTGAACATTCCATTCCcttcaagaatttttaaTGCTCAGAATGTTAGGCCAGATCTATTTAGACCTCACGTCCATTTCTTAGAAAGTGACCGTATTGTTATCGGATGGGGGTCTAATATTTGGCTATTTAAAGTTTCATATACCAAAGAGTCAAACTCGGTCAGATCTAGCGACTCTAATTCTCAAAGTAATAACATGGGTCATTTCAACCCTACTACAAATCTCGGGTCTCTCCTGTCTAGTGCTGCTTCAAGTTTTAGAGGGACACCAGATAAGAAAGTTGAGTTGGAATGTCACTTCACCGTGTCAATGCTGATTTCGGGGCTTGCATCATTTAAGGATGATCAGTTATTATGTCTGGGATTTGATTTAGAAATTGGAGAGGAGGGAGCTatccaagaaaataagGGAGGTTTGACTTTTGGCACAGGACCGGAAAATTTATTGCTTAGAGGAAATGCTCCGGATTTGAAAATCGTTGATCTTTTTAATGGTGATGAAATATATAATGATGAAGtaattatgaaaaactaTGAAAAACTATCTCTAAATGATTATCACCTTGGTAAACATATAGATAAAACGACGCCAGAGTACTATTTAATTAGTTCAAATGACGCTATTAGGGTCCAAGAATTGTCATTGAAAGACCATTTTGATTGGTTTATAGAGAGAAAACAATTTTACAAAGCCTggaaaattggaaaatatgTTATTGGAtcagaagaaagatttaGTATAGGCTTGACATTTCTCAACACCTTAATAGTTAAAAAGGATTGGAGTACATTGGTCAATCACTTGAATATaatctttgaagaaacCTTAAATTCATTAGATTCCAACTCATATGATACTATCAATAAGGTACTGAAAGAGTGGGCAGATATAATAGAAGTTTTGATTAAATCAGGAAAAATTATAGAAATTGCACCTTTAATTCCGAAAAAACCAGCTCTAAGAAAGTCAGTATATGACGATGTGTTACATTACTTTTTAGCTAATGATATGATCAATAAATTTCACGAATACATTTTTAAATGGGATCTAAAGCTTTTTTCTGCAAAAGATTTCGAGGAAGAGCTAGAAACGAAAATAGAGACTGCCAGTAAACCTATGGCTATCTGTGATGAAGGAGAATATAATATTACCTATAGAACAGAATTGGTTCATTTatatttgaaagagaataaatatacaaaagCTATACCGCACTTATTAAAATCCAAAGATTTAAAGGCTTTGACTATTATaaaattacaaaatttGTTGCCGCAATACCTGGATCAGATAGTTGATATTATTCTTCTACCATACAATGGCGAAGTTTCTCATATCCCTAAACTATCAATATTTGAAattcaaacaatttttAACAAACCAATTGACCTGTTATTTGAGAATAGGCACACTATACCAATTGATAGAATATACAAAATATTCGAACACGATTGTCCCAAAagtttcaacaaaattttattctgTTATTTAGTGAAATTTTTGGGTACCGACGACTCATTCATGATAAATCCCTATGAGAATCAACTAATTGAACTTTATTCCGAATACGACCGCCAAAGTCTTCTAtcttttttgcaaaaacaCAATAACTACAATGTGGAGGCTGCCATTGAGGTTTGTTCCTCAAAAACGGGCTTATACAATGAATTGATCTATTTGTGGGGGAAGATTGGCgaaacaaagaaagcaTTATCTTTGATTATTGATGAGTTGCGAAACCCGCAATTGGCTATAGATTTTGTTAAGAATTGGGGTGATTCGGATCTTTGGGAATTTATGATTAATTATAGTCTTGATAAACCTAATTTCACAAAGGCAATTTTAACATGCTCTGATGAGACTAGTGAAATTTACTTAAAAGTGATTAGAGGCATGTCAAATAACTTGAAAATTGACAACCTACAGGATATTGTCAAGCACATTGTccaagaaaattcattaagTTTGGAAGTTAGAGATAATATTTTAGTGATCATTAACGATGAAACGAATAAATATGCCGATGAGTTTCTGAGAGTAAGAAGCCGGGGCAAAGTATTTCAAGTCGATGAAACtgataatgatattaaTGGCGATTTAcataatttttcttaa